From Shumkonia mesophila:
GACGATGAAGCTGGTGACGTTCCAGACAGCCGGGGACCCCCGACTGGGGTGCCTTGCCGCGGGGAAGGTGGTCGACCTGACCCTGGCCTACGAGGCGATGCTGCAGGAAAGGGGGCGGACGAAGGCCCGGGCCTTGGCCGGCGTCCTGGTGCCGCCCGACATGATCGATTTTCTCGATGGCGAGGGCGACTCGCTGGCGGCGGCCGCCGAGGTCTTCGAGTGGGTGACAGGCAAGGGCTTCTCGGCGGGGGCCGTTCGAGGGCTCGACATCGTTCTTCCGCTGGCCGACGTGCGCCTGCTGGCGCCGGTTGCCCGTCCGCGCAAGATCATCTGCGCCGGCAAGAACTATTGGGATGCCATCAGGGAACGGGGCGAGAAGGCGCCGGAAGAACCGAAGATCTTCTCGAAATTCGCCAACTCGGTGTGCAGCTGGGACGACGACGTGATCCGGCCCCGCATGACCCGCGAACTGGGCTACGAGGCCGAGCTTGCCGTCGTCATCGGCAGGCGCTGCAAGCACGTGCCGTTGGAGCGTGCCTACGAGGTGGTCGCCGGCTATATGACCTATAACGACATCACGGCGGGCGACCTCACCAAGCGGGACGGC
This genomic window contains:
- a CDS encoding fumarylacetoacetate hydrolase family protein, producing MKLVTFQTAGDPRLGCLAAGKVVDLTLAYEAMLQERGRTKARALAGVLVPPDMIDFLDGEGDSLAAAAEVFEWVTGKGFSAGAVRGLDIVLPLADVRLLAPVARPRKIICAGKNYWDAIRERGEKAPEEPKIFSKFANSVCSWDDDVIRPRMTRELGYEAELAVVIGRRCKHVPLERAYEVVAGYMTYNDITAGDLTKRDGQNTRGKGFDTFSVMGPFLATRDEIADPQALGVRLSVNGRVLQDSSTSHLVFDVPRLVSFCSEVFTLEPGDVIATGSPRGLAKDYDPPAFLLPGDLMETEIVGLGTCRNRIAEED